Proteins co-encoded in one Aspergillus luchuensis IFO 4308 DNA, chromosome 6, nearly complete sequence genomic window:
- a CDS encoding putative NRPS-like protein biosynthetic cluster (COG:I;~EggNog:ENOG410PJU0;~InterPro:IPR000873,IPR009081,IPR036736,IPR036291, IPR013120,IPR042099,IPR020845;~PFAM:PF00501,PF00550,PF01370,PF07993;~SMCOG1010:NAD-dependent epimerase/dehydratase;~antiSMASH:Cluster_6.6): protein MAPNIPVPRKRLLTTEIDAIAESNPERRFCVMPRGSELSDGLQEISIEALSRGINFLCWWIEAQTGIDAPVGSTVAYMGANDIRYFIFIVACHKTGYKVGYSRLRGRSACILTFLNQPLLLSSKNSDEAQLYLLHETKCNRFFYTAERERKVAELKQLCPELNIIELPRLDAILKGQEGSRFYPFTQSYEEAEDEVFLIVHSSGSTGMPKPIALTHGYFSALDAIVHLPRPGDRRLTIFCDLSPDNLVLSVVPFFHMMGIVAFTTSIFHSVPFLYGPEKPLSVDFLTDLIKFGRPTTALLPPSILDDVSLSEEALLTLGTMESVYFGGAPLSSETGDKVRKYTKLITALGSTETNLIPSIVPEKDEDYGYLEWNPNYGAVMEPVGDDIYELVIPRPTTRDYHGICHTFPSFTEYHTKDLFTRHPSNPRLWKHHGRLDDVIVLSNGFKFNPVILETMIEAHPLISRALVVGKGQFHTALLVEPYWDAFNSYLDPNSFIDDIWPAIEEANKTIAAHGRIMKDKIALSKRDKPFQTTPKGSTRRAAVVKDYANEIDAIYTMSDEGTLAVDELPANPDLSNLSEYIHDLVTKTLQRSGFGPQEDLYKLGLDSLQTIQVAKYLRSALFAHCGGPSAVELTTQMVYANPTVEKLAQLLLRVLNGDNATDVSRPEKLNSLIEKYTSSLPIQGFMTDQPTKAPTKSPIILTGSTGSLGTYLLHTLLEDPSVAKVYCFNRSDAQSKQETIFQQKGLHIIPNALEKVEYLTVSFSDPHFGLPLPKYNALLTTVTTIIHNAWKVDFNHSVDSFEDPHIRSVRHFIDFSLRSTHHAHVHFISSVGTVGAWTWDMGSTIPESPLEDSKACPSQGYGESKYISERICHEASRRSGVPTTVYRVGQIAGPTTIEGLWNPQDWLPTIIKTSKAIGLVPDTLGSRSVDWIAVDTLARIITEVIHTRAVTVSSASPHAVFHLVNPSKTTWEALVPTVQDMYPDMEPVGFTTWVKHLEKLSMKSPSEQEIAEKPALKLLEFYREFAEGATLLVPLEVDRAKEASETMAALGPVTGDDMRNWLKQWSF from the exons ATGGCTCCCAATATACCAGTTCCTCGCAAACGGCTTCTCACCACCGAAATAGATGCCATCGCCGAGAGTAATCCCGAGAGACGATTCTGTGTAATGCCCAGAGGCTCGGAGCTCTCAGATGGTTTACAAGAAATTTCGATTGAGGCTCTCTCTCGTGGCATCAATTTCTTATGCTGGTGGATAGAAGCGCAAACTGGTATAGATGCACCTGTTGGGTCAACGGTGGCATACATGGGTGCCAATGATATTCGCTACTTTATTTTCATCGTGGCATGTCATAAGACTGGCTACAAGGTGGGATACTCCCGACTTCGTGGACGTTCCGCTTGTATACTGACCTTTCTCAATCAGCCATTGCTACTCTCGAGTAAGAACTCCGATGAAGCTCAACTGTACTTGCTACATGAGACTAAGTGTAACCGGTTCTTTTACACTGCGGAGAGGGAGCGGAAGGTAGCAGAGCTTAAACAACTCTGTCCCGAACTAAATATCATCGAATTACCCAGATTAGATGCCATCTTGAAGGGGCAAGAGGGTTCACGCTTCTACCCCTTTACTCAATCTTACGAggaggctgaggatgaggttTTCCTCATTGTGCACAGTTCTGGATCAACAG GAATGCCCAAGCCTATTGCCCTGACCCACGGCTATTTCAGTGCCTTGGATGCCATTGTCCATCTCCCTCGTCCGGGCGACCGGAGACTTACTATCTTCTGTGATCTCAGCCCGGATAACCTTGTTCTCAGCGTAGTTCCGTTCTTTCATATGATGGGGATCGTCGCTTTCACCACGTCTATCTTCCACTCCGTGCCTTTCCTCTATGGGCCAGAGAAGCCACTTTCGGTTGACTTCTTAACGGACCTTATTAAATTTGGTCGACCAACTACAGcgcttcttcccccgtcAATCCTTGACGATGTTTCCTTGTCCGAAGAAGCCCTGCTCACGTTGGGCACAATGGAGAGTGTTTACTTTGGTGGAGCACCACTCTCATCAGAAACAGGTGACAAGGTCCGCAAATACACGAAACTGATCACAGCACTGGGATCTACCGAAACCAATCTCATCCCTTCCATAGTTCCCGAAAAGGACGAAGATTATGGTTATCTCGAGTGGAATCCTAATTACGGCGCTGTTATGGAGCCTGTCGGAGATGATATCTATGAGCTGGTCATTCCTCGGCCGACCACACGCGATTATCACGGCATCTGTCATACTTTCCCTTCGTTCACTGAGTACCATACTAAGGATCTATTCACACGACATCCGTCTAATCCCCGACTATGGAAGCATCATGGTCGCCTAGACGACGTCATCGTTCTGAGTAATGGGTTCAAGTTCAATCCTGTCATACTGGAAACCATGATCGAGGCGCATCCTCTTATATCCCGGGCATTGGTGGTCGGAAAGGGACAATTCCACACTGCTCTGCTGGTCGAGCCATACTGGGATGCATTTAACTCATACCTTGACCCCAATTCTTTCATTGATGATATCTGGCCTGCGATCGAGGAGGCAAACAAAACTATAGCCGCCCACGGACGTATCATGAAAGACAAGATCGCTCTTTCTAAGAGGGATAAGCCATTCCAGACCACACCAAAGGGTTCGACGCGAAGGGCTGCTGTAGTCAAAGACTACGCCAATGAGATTGATGCCATTTATACTATGAGTGACGAGGGAACCCTTGCAGTGGACGAGCTTCCAGCAAACCCAGACCTGTCTAATCTTAGTGAATACATTCATGACTTGGTTACTAAGACCCTCCAACGATCTGGCTTTGGTCCCCAGGAAGACCTCTACAAACTTGGTCTCGACTCTTTGCAAACCATCCAGGTCGCTAAGTATCTACGCAGCGCTTTATTTGCCCACTGCGGTGGCCCAAGTGCGGTAGAGTTGACGACCCAAATGGTTTACGCAAATCCGACCGTGGAGAAGTTGGCCCAGCTGCTTCTGCGGGTGCTGAACGGTGACAATGCGACAGATGTCTCCCGCCCAGAGAAGCTCAACAGTCTCATTGAAAAGTACACATCCAGCTTACCGATTCAAGGCTTCATGACAGATCAGCCTACAAAAGCCCCTACGAAATCTCCAATCATCCTAACAGGCTCGACCGGTTCTTTGGGAACCTATCTCCTGCACACCCTCCTCGAAGACCCGAGCGTCGCCAAAGTATACTGCTTCAACCGAAGCGACGCTCAATCCAAACAAGAAACGATCTTCCAACAAAAAGGCCTTCATATCATTCCAAACGCCCTTGAGAAGGTGGAATATCTCACGGTCTCTTTTAGTGATCCACATTTCGGTCTCCCCTTGCCCAAGTACAACGCCCTCCTTACCACGGTAACAACAATAATCCACAACGCCTGGAAAGTCGACTTCAACCACAGCGTCGACTCATTCGAAGACCCGCACATTCGCAGCGTACGGCACTTCATTGACTTTAGCCTCCGGAGTACTCATCATGCGCACGTCCACTTTATCTCATCAGTGGGCACTGTAGGCGCCTGGACTTGGGACATGGGATCAACCATCCCTGAAAGCCCACTTGAAGACAGCAAGGCATGTCCGAGTCAAGGATACGGGGAGTCCAAGTACATCTCCGAACGGATATGTCATGAGGCAAGCCGCAGGTCGGGCGTCCCGACTACCGTATATCGCGTGGGACAGATAGCAGGTCCAACCACAATAGAAGGTCTATGGAATCCCCAAGACTGGCTGCCTACTATTATCAAGACATCAAAGGCAATAGGACTAGTTCCGGACACGCTAGGTTCGAGGTCTGTTGATTGGATTGCCGTG GACACCCTCGCCCGCATAATCACCGAAGTCATCCACACTCGCGCCGTTACGGTGTCTTCTGCTTCGCCACACGCAGTATTTCACCTTGTCAACCCATCCAAAACAACCTGGGAAGCACTCGTCCCTACCGTCCAGGACATGTACCCGGACATGGAACCGGTGGGTTTCACAACGTGGGTAAAACACCTCGAAAAATTGAGCATGAAAAGCCCATCCGAGCAGGAGATCGCGGAGAAGCCTGCCCTCAAGCTACTCGAATTCTACCGTGAGTTTGCGGAAGGTGCCACGCTCTTGGTGCCGCTTGAAGTGGACAGGGCAAAGGAGGCAAGCGAAACAATGGCTGCACTGGGGCCTGTTACGGGAGATGATATGAGGAATTGGTTGAAGCAGTGGTCGTTCTaa
- a CDS encoding ketopantoate reductase family protein (COG:H;~EggNog:ENOG410PI3Z;~InterPro:IPR003710,IPR013752,IPR013332,IPR008927, IPR013328;~PFAM:PF02558,PF08546;~antiSMASH:Cluster_6.6;~go_function: GO:0008677 - 2-dehydropantoate 2-reductase activity [Evidence IEA];~go_function: GO:0016491 - oxidoreductase activity [Evidence IEA];~go_process: GO:0015940 - pantothenate biosynthetic process [Evidence IEA];~go_process: GO:0055114 - oxidation-reduction process [Evidence IEA]), whose product MQDKANILLIGCGGIGTIAALNLELGGKAIVTAVLRSNYEHVKAHGFSIKSIDHGEVKGFRPSILRNTVPDVEKENLPPYRYIVVTTKNYADVPPTVAEIIRPSVTRGYTRIALVQNGLNIEKPLIAAFPENIILSGVSFCGSHQVSMGEIVHEDDDELYVGAFRNPNLNPDEEDAAAKEYCEIYGAGGKCNPQFNPNVGFSRWRKLLYNACLNPICAITDLDTGRIQLADGAIENLVRPAMEEIRAGAKACGHDLPPELVDFMITMDPITMYNPPSMQVDIRSGRFCEYENILGEALKEGKARGVPMPTLTVLYGLLKAIQWRTKERKGLVHIPEPEDHTVKK is encoded by the exons ATGCAAGACAAAGCCAACATCCTGTTAATCGGCTGCGGTGGCATCGGCACTATCGCTGCGCTGAACTTGGAACTTGGAGGCAAAGCCATTGTCACTGCTGTCCTGCGTTCCAATTATGAGCATGTCAAAGCTCACGGCTTCTCCATCAAATCCATCGACCACGGAGAGGTGAAAGGCTTCCGACCGTCAATCT TACGAAACACAGTCCCTGACGttgagaaagagaatctCCCCCCATACCGGTACATCGTCGTCACCACCAAGAACTACGCCGATGTGCCCCCGACCGTAGCAGAAATCATCCGCCCCTCCGTCACCAGGGGCTACACGCGCATCGCTCTCGTCCAGAATGGCCTGAACATAGAAAAGCCCCTTATTGCCGCTTTCCCAGAAAACATCATCCTCTCGGGCGTCAGCTTCTGTGGTTCCCATCAGGTCTCCATGGGAGAGATCGTccacgaggatgatgacgagcttTACGTGGGAGCTTTCCGCAACCCCAATTTAAACcccgacgaagaggatgcgGCCGCTAAAGAATATTGTGAAATTTATGGGGCCGGTGGCAAGTGTAATCCTCAGTTTAACCCCAACGTTGGGTTCAGTCGCTGGCGGAAGCTGTTGTACAATGCCTGCTTGAACCCTATCTGTGCCATCACAGATCTAGACACCGGTCGTATCCAGCTGGCAGACGGTGCCATTGAGAATTTGGTCCGACCGGCCATGGAGGAGATCCGCGCAGGTGCGAAGGCATGTGGGCATGACTTACCACCTGAGCTGGTGGATTTTATGATCACGATGGACCCTATTACCATGTACAATCCCCCCAGCATGCAGGTCGATATCCGCAGTGGCCGGTTCTGTGAGTATGAGAACATCTTGGGAGAGGCactgaaggaaggaaaagccaGGGGGGTCCCCATGCCGACATTAACAGTGTTATATGGCCTTCTCAAAGCCATCCAGTGGCGgaccaaagaaagaaaggggcTGGTGCATATTCCAGAACCGGAGGACCATACAGTTAAGAAGTGA
- a CDS encoding Zn(II)2Cys6 transcription factor (COG:S;~EggNog:ENOG410PUZ2;~InterPro:IPR036864,IPR021858,IPR001138;~PFAM:PF00172,PF11951;~antiSMASH:Cluster_6.6;~go_function: GO:0000981 - DNA-binding transcription factor activity, RNA polymerase II-specific [Evidence IEA];~go_function: GO:0008270 - zinc ion binding [Evidence IEA];~go_process: GO:0006355 - regulation of transcription, DNA-templated [Evidence IEA]): MTSGAAVTTTTEAPALSGKPTETPVRSRSLGGCETCRRRHAKCDETRPSCLVCERAGLVCERYEIRLLFDASDNQSSRCRRPLFTEDMRQRMSEQLADSLNLDDVHTILTKIDGQCESQEEETNTNFTTRMGPFGAFRVVQVEMDLPEAPMDPIDEPLPRVEDSTVNVGLDMSLDDAFSNDPLMECLFGHVNVDVSADLDAQDFFAATLPSAENDGISPQSLSGGFLMGPSPSVPLQASLLSSPEIRYAPSVTNLTPPDAPLLLSAYTKNVTQLFTPIQLEKSPWSMLYIPPAMETLALLTMGELANNTRMSIFYAILATAAFTQRLSSLTRSASEYWQRQAETFATEAQNYLKRALHDASSSVKKVKYKDVLIALLCMGTVSAYQGSTERVRRCLLDCENWVRFRGLPKTRKSRKVRLLHHCYVYLRIFQESTSVLPVSNVEIESDYASPDTVRSIASTRSFRLRQWEGRLDQRMSELKEQHQGENDLHLEIPGQWDSTMYPHVFGLPESLLFLISQVTRLGNERDLSDLGSYTGALDFKQFSARARSLERCISTWRPPSVSDADPDSIIAQTNATIVRLMISAIHKALIIFFYRRIYDVDPMILQDKAWQVRDALGQVARDDMPATRIAAPFLWVAFIAACEALDPTLQDWFAGWFETSARQSGLGTFKLALRIARQVWERQRQHLNSNASASWPQIMRESNLSLFYV; encoded by the exons ATGACATCAGGGGCcgccgtcaccaccaccaccgaggcCCCTGCTCTCTCTGGCAAGCCAACAGAAACCCCAGTGCGCTCCCGTTCCTTGGGAGGATGCGAAACCTGTCGTCGGCGCCATGCAAAGTGTGATGAGACCAGGCCATCTTGCCTCGTGTGTGAGCGTGCGGGGCTGGTCTGTGAGAGGTACGAGATTCGACTGTTGTTCGATGCGAGCGACAACCAGAGCTCACGATGTCGCCGTCCCCTCTTCACTGAGGACATGCGTCAGCGTATGAGTGAGCAGTTGGCCGACAGCTTGAACTTAGATGACGTTCACACCATTCTGACCAAGATTGATGGTCAATGCGAGagccaggaggaagagactaATACCAATTTCACTACCCGCATGGGTCCCTTTGGTGCCTTTCGGGTAGTTCAGGTTGAGATGGACCTTCCCGAAGCCCCCATGGACCCAATTGACGAGCCCCTCCCCCGGGTGGAAGATAGTACGGTCAATGTTGGGCTGGACATGTCCTTAGACGATGCCTTTAGCAATGATCCCCTCATGGAGTGTCTGTTTGGCCATGTGAATGTAGACGTTTCTGCCGACTTGGATGCTCAAGACTTCTTCGCCGCAACCCTACCTTCTGCGGAAAATGATGGGATTTCCCCGCAATCCCTGTCAGGAGGCTTCCTTATGGGACCATCGCCATCGGTTCCTCTGCAAGCATCGTTATTGTCGTCGCCGGAGATCCGATATGCTCCATCTGTGACCAACCTGACCCCGCCAGATGCCCCCCTATTGCTGTCTGCATACACAAAGAATGTAACTCAACTGTTCACCCCAATCCAGCTGGAAAAGAGCCCTTGGAGTATGCTCTACATACCTCCCGCTATGGAGACTCTGGCGTTGTTGACCATGGGCGAATTGGCCAACAACACCCGGATGTCCATCTTTTACGCAATTCTCGCCACTGCGGCCTTCACCCAGCGTCTATCTTCCTTGACGCGCAGCGCAAGCGAATATTGGCAGAGACAGGCAGAGACCTTTGCTACAGAAGCTCAGAATTACCTCAAGAGAGCATTACACGATGCGTCATCAAGCGTCAAAAAAGTCAAGTACAAGGATGTCCTCATCGCCTTGTTGTGCATGGGCACAGTTTCG GCCTACCAAGGGAGCACAGAGCGGGTACGCCGATGTCTGCTAGACTGTGAAAACTGGGTTCGTTTTCGTGGCTTGCCTAAAACGCGGAAATCACGCAAGGTCCGCTTGTTGCACCATTGCTATGTCTATCTACGCATCTTCCAGGAGAGCACATCCGTTCTCCCTGTGTCCAACGTAGAGATAGAGTCCGACTATGCATCCCCGGATACAGTGCGCTCAATCGCTTCCACTCGCTCGTTCCGCCTTCGGCAATGGGAAGGTCGATTGGACCAGCGGATGAGCGAGTTGAAGGAGCAGCACCAGGGAGAAAATGATTTGCACTTGGAAATCCCGGGCCAGTGGGACTCGACCATGTACCCACATGTTTTTGGCCTTCCCGAGTCTCTACTATTTCTAATATCGCAAGTAACGCGACTAGGCAATGAGCGAGACCTCTCGGACTTGGGAAGCTATACGGGGGCGTTGGACTTTAAGCAGTTCTCCGCGCGGGCGCGGAGCCTAGAACGATGCATTTCCACTTGGCGACCACCGTCAGTGTCAGATGCGGATCCAGACAGTATCATCGCTCAGACAAATGCCACAATAGTTCGCCTGATGATTTCTGCAATTCACAAAGCCctcattatcttcttttatcgGCGAATCTACGATGTGGATCCGATGATCCTCCAAGATAAAGCGTGGCAAGTGCGAGACGCCCTAGGTCAGGTAGCAAGAGACGATATGCCGGCGACTCGCATAGCTGCTCCTTTTCTTTGGGTAGCGTTTATTGCCGCCTGTGAGGCTTTGGATCCTACACTGCAAGACTGGTTTGCGGGCTGGTTCGAGACATCAGCCAGACAAAGTGGGCTTGGGACTTTTAAGCTGGCGTTGAGGATAGCAAGGCAGGTCTGGGAGAGACAACGACAGCATCTGAACAGTAACGCCAGCGCCAGTTGGCCGCAGATTATGCGGGAAAGCAACTTGAGTTTGTTCTATGTATAA
- a CDS encoding uncharacterized protein (COG:T,Z;~EggNog:ENOG410PJ5R;~InterPro:IPR036409,IPR001303;~PFAM:PF00596;~antiSMASH:Cluster_6.6), which yields MSSTTTTIVAKKEDPSQATESNTTGKSAIQAISQGATLPGIPSFTFADKKRRWMLEHMAGAFRVFARKGFSEGMSGHISLRDPEHPDCFWTNPLGLHFGLVKVSDLILLNHAGEPVGGNRSRPANAAGFQIHGVLHKMYPHVNAACHAHSKYGKAWSTFAKPLDMINQDVTMFYGDAQAVYPEFGGVVLEKEESLRLGRHLGDKGKLLILRNHGLLTVGQTVDEAAYLFTLAERSCEIQLQVDAAAAQGLEKKLIEPEAAEFTFKMTSDPEALYHEFQPDYEMERALCNDQFLQ from the exons ATGTCCTCAACTACAACCACCATCGTagcgaagaaggaagaccctTCACAGGCCACAGAGTCAAACACTACTGGAAAATCAGCCATCCAGGCCATCTCACAAGGAGCCACCCTACCAGGCATCCCTTCCTTTACCTTCGCGGACAAAAAGCGAAGATGGATGCTCGAGCACATGGCTGGTGCCTTCAGAGTATTCGCTCGCAAGGGTTTCTCCGAAGGAATGAGCGGGCACATCTCCTTGCGTGATCCAGAACATCCAGACTGTTTCTGGACGAATCC ACTCGGGCTCCATTTCGGTTTAGTCAAAGTTTCCGATCTCATCCTACTAAACCACGCCGGCGAACCAGTCGGAGGCAATCGATCGCGGCCGGCCAATGCCGCGGGCTTCCAGATCCACGGCGTCCTGCACAAGATGTATCCGCATGTGAACGCGGCGTGCCATGCCCACTCAAAGTATGGTAAAGCGTGGTCGACTTTCGCCAAGCCTTTGGATATGATCAACCAAGACGTTACTATGTTTTATGGCGATGCACAGGCTGTCTATCCTGAGTTTGGGGGCGTCGTGctagagaaagaggagagtCTACGTCTGGGTAGACACTTGGGTGACAAGGGAAAGCTGCTGATACTGCGCAACCATGGCCTTCTTACGGTCGGACAGACTGTTGATGAAGCGGCTTATCTGTTCACTCTGGCTGAGAGGAGCTGCGAGATTCAGCTGCAGGTAGAcgcggctgctgctcagGGGTTAGAGAAGAAGCTTATTGAGCCGGAAGCGGCTGAGTTTACATTCAAGATGACTAGTGATCCG GAGGCGTTGTATCATGAGTTCCAGCCGGATTATGAAATGGAGCGGGCGCTGTGCAACGATCAGTTTCTACAGTGA
- a CDS encoding uncharacterized protein (COG:E;~EggNog:ENOG410QDM5;~InterPro:IPR004841;~PFAM:PF13520,PF00324;~SMCOG1038:phenylalanine-specific permease;~TransMembrane:12 (i36-60o66-85i97-119o125-142i154-175o208-228i248-266o300-319i345-362o374-397i418-440o446-465i);~antiSMASH:Cluster_6.6;~go_component: GO:0016020 - membrane [Evidence IEA];~go_process: GO:0055085 - transmembrane transport [Evidence IEA]), translating into MTKSPDEKSLEVLDRTASYAEGQILPHDAPVTQREVLALAGPANILIAYITICIIVYAIITATNEINTYLPFSGCSMAAYGTRFVSPSLGFAMGLLYWYSFGILVAYETTAAALVIDYWSNPVPLAVWITLMLIVVLALNFFPVKVYGETEFWFASLKVFLIIGLLILSFVLFLGGGPDHTRLGFHYWKTPGAFNTYLVSGSTGRFCAFLYTLCYSVFSFNFAPELLVVAAGEMQNPRKNLPRAAKQYFYRLIIFYILGVLAIGVICPSNASGLTKGTSVAASPWVIAIKRAGIHGLDSVVNAVIITSAWSSANSYLYMSSRTLYSLARAGSAPKIFTRCTRHGVPYYAVLCSSLFSLLAYMDCSSGASTAFNWFVNITNTAGFTSWTCCGIIFLRFRAACNAQGLKDLPYRSRLQPWMGIIATMACPILLLCNGFEVFFHGHWSVSSFLTSYVGLFVFVGVYAGHRVMRWKDGWWIPAEQVDLVSGLEEVEALGVDDGDEVEKKGFWRKLWE; encoded by the exons ATGACCAAGTCTCCCGACGAAAAATCACTCGAGGTCCTCGACCGCACTGCCTCATATGCTGAAGGCCAGATTCTCCCCCATGATGCCCCCGTCACCCAGC GAGAAGTACTCGCGCTGGCCGGCCCAGCTAACATTCTCATCGCCTACATCACCATCTGTATCATCGTCTacgccatcatcactgcCACCAACGAAATAAACACCTACCTCCCCTTCAGCGGCTGCTCAATGGCTGCCTACGGCACCCGCTTCGTCTCCCCCAGCTTGGGCTTCGCCATGGGCCTCCTCTACTGGTACAGTTtcggcatcctcgtcgcCTACGAAACCACTGCCGCCGCCCTAGTAATCGACTATTGGTCCAACCCAGTCCCCCTCGCCGTCTGGATCACCCTCATGCTCATTGTCGTCCTCGCTCTGAACTTCTTCCCCGTCAAAGTCTACGGCGAGACCGAATTCTGGTTCGCATCTCTCAaagtcttcctcatcatcggtctcctcatcctctccttcgtcctcttcctcggtggCGGTCCCGACCACACCCGTCTAGGCTTCCACTACTGGAAGACCCCTGGCGCCTTCAATACTTATCTCGTCTCGGGCTCCACCGGCCGTTTCTGCGCCTTCCTCTACACCCTCTGCTACtccgtcttctccttcaacttcgccCCGGAActcctcgtcgtcgccgCTGGCGAGATGCAAAACCCTCGCAAGAACCTCCCCCGCGCTGCGAAGCAGTACTTCTACcgtctcatcatcttctacaTCCTTGGCGTTCTCGCCATCGGCGTCATCTGCCCTAGTAATGCCTCCGGATTGACAAAGGGTACCAGCGTCGCCGCCTCCCCGTGGGTCATCGCTATCAAACGCGCCGGTATCCACGGCCTTGACTCCGTCGTCAacgccgtcatcatcacttcCGCGTGGTCCTCCGCTAACTCGTACCTCTACATGTCCAGTCGGACACTCTATTCTCTCGCGAGGGCAGGCAGCGCCCCCAAGATTTTCACCCGCTGTACCCGCCACGGCGTGCCCTACTACGCTGTACTGTGCAGCTCGCTGTTCTCCCTGCTGGCGTACATGGACTGTAGTTCCGGCGCCAGCACCGCGTTCAATTGGTTCGTGAATATCACTAACACGGCGGGGTTTACGTCGTGGACATGCTGCGGGATTATATTCCTGAGGTTCAGGGCAGCGTGTAACGCTCAGGGTTTGAAAGATCTTCCGTATCGGTCGAGGTTGCAGCCGTGGATGGGCATTATTGCTACGATGGCTTGTCCGATACTGTTGCTGTGTAATGGTTTCGAGGTCTTTTTTCATGGGCACTGGAGTGTATCGTCGTTTTTGACTTCGTATGTGGGGTTGTTTGTCTTTGTGGGGGTGTATGCTGGGCATCGGGTGATGAGGTGGAAGGATGGGTGGTGGATTCCTGCTGAGcaggtggatttggtgagtgggttggaggaggtggaggcattaggggttgatgatggggatgaagtggagaagaaggggttTTGGAGGAAGTTGTGGGAGTAG